One region of Qipengyuania sp. SS22 genomic DNA includes:
- the secG gene encoding preprotein translocase subunit SecG, whose protein sequence is MFLFLTVVQAIVAAALVGVILMQRSEGGGLGIGGSPSGMLSARGAADFLTRSTKWLAVLFVVLSIALAAVAVETTGSDAIESTLDRSVTPAAPADPLGPATTGEAAPTSTDPLGDATE, encoded by the coding sequence ATGTTTCTCTTCCTCACTGTCGTCCAGGCGATCGTCGCAGCCGCGCTTGTCGGCGTCATCCTGATGCAGCGCTCCGAAGGGGGCGGCCTCGGCATCGGCGGCAGCCCGTCGGGCATGCTGAGCGCACGCGGGGCAGCGGACTTCCTCACGCGCTCGACCAAATGGCTGGCAGTGCTGTTCGTCGTCCTGTCGATCGCGCTGGCCGCGGTTGCAGTCGAGACGACCGGTAGCGATGCGATCGAATCGACGCTCGACCGCTCGGTTACTCCGGCCGCGCCGGCCGATCCGCTTGGCCCGGCGACCACTGGCGAAGCCGCACCGACCAGCACCGATCCGCTCGGCGACGCGACCGAATAA
- the tpiA gene encoding triose-phosphate isomerase, with amino-acid sequence MAERPYIVGNWKMNGTRAMLSEARAIDRAAQRYMKVEVAVAPPYTLIHAVHKEAEQIGVGAQDCHSGAEGAHTGDINASMIADAGAKFVILGHSERRQDHSETKDLINAKIESALEAGLRVILCCGEPLETRDAGKAERYVLDQLKAALPLFEDPAERLTIAYEPIWAIGTGRTATSEDIAAMHGAIRALLNKTFGEEASSQVRILYGGSVKPDNARDILATPEVGGALVGGASLSAESFLGIVVGASEAEEA; translated from the coding sequence ATGGCCGAACGGCCCTACATCGTCGGAAACTGGAAAATGAACGGCACGCGCGCAATGCTTTCCGAAGCACGCGCGATCGACCGTGCCGCGCAGCGTTACATGAAGGTCGAGGTCGCTGTCGCGCCTCCCTACACGCTGATCCATGCGGTCCATAAGGAAGCCGAGCAGATCGGTGTCGGGGCACAGGATTGCCATTCGGGTGCCGAAGGCGCGCACACGGGTGACATCAACGCCTCGATGATTGCCGATGCGGGCGCGAAGTTCGTGATCCTCGGCCATAGCGAGCGGCGCCAGGACCATAGCGAGACCAAGGACCTGATCAACGCCAAGATCGAATCGGCGCTCGAAGCCGGGCTGCGGGTGATCCTGTGCTGCGGCGAACCGCTCGAGACGCGCGATGCCGGGAAGGCGGAACGCTATGTCCTCGACCAGCTCAAGGCGGCCCTGCCATTGTTCGAGGACCCCGCCGAGCGCCTGACCATTGCCTATGAGCCGATCTGGGCGATCGGAACCGGACGCACTGCGACCAGCGAGGACATCGCGGCCATGCACGGCGCGATCCGCGCGCTGCTCAACAAGACTTTTGGCGAAGAGGCATCCTCGCAGGTGCGCATTCTCTATGGCGGTTCGGTCAAGCCCGACAATGCCCGCGACATCCTCGCCACGCCCGAAGTGGGCGGGGCGCTGGTTGGCGGGGCCAGCCTCTCGGCCGAAAGCTTCCTCGGGATCGTGGTCGGCGCGTCGGAAGCCGAAGAGGCCTGA
- a CDS encoding peptidylprolyl isomerase, whose amino-acid sequence MFQFFRNFFKTKLGLAIALAFLGLIALAFASADVSSTGTFGGIAGGDRVAVVGDEKISTSDLVRATNNGLDSFRQDQPTATMQAFLREGGLDGSLEALINRSAIMGFAQQHGIRAGDNLINSEIRMIPAFRGPDGNFSEDTYRQALAQQRVSDAQVREDLGTGLLSQQLLIPAGFGATVPDKLAYRYAQLFKERRRGSIALLPAATYAPSGKADPKVLRAYYDSNRDVFVRPERRTIRYATFDSSALGDRIEPTDAEIAARYERDAAQYAASETRDVTQLIVPTEAAAKSIRDRVAGGASFETVAREAGLRASPVVDVLREGLSSQASPAVASAYFAAARGAMTTPARSPLGWHVARIDAIDTTAARTLAQVRGELTDTLREEKRVRGMADLASEIEEQLEDGATLAEVTEDLGLDLSTVGPALADGRLYDTPQRTLPDVLRPALATAFQMDEEEPEIAPVESGQTYLVYEVGDIVTAAAAPFAEIEDIVEARWRATEGMKAAQAAADRVVARLRDGKSIAQALAAEERRVPPAQSVDMTREDLARQRERRIPPPLALLFSMAEGTTKKLEAGGNAGFFVVRVNDIAMDDIAEDDPLIAQAQRQMGPLLGEEYADQFRRAMREELGVSRNPSAIEAVRTQLAGN is encoded by the coding sequence ATGTTCCAGTTTTTTCGTAACTTCTTCAAGACCAAGCTTGGCCTGGCCATCGCGCTGGCGTTCCTCGGCCTGATCGCTCTTGCCTTCGCCAGCGCGGATGTTTCGAGCACCGGAACTTTCGGGGGAATAGCCGGCGGAGACCGCGTGGCAGTGGTCGGCGACGAGAAGATTTCCACATCCGATCTCGTCCGCGCCACCAATAATGGCCTCGACTCGTTCCGGCAGGATCAGCCGACGGCGACCATGCAGGCGTTCCTGCGCGAGGGCGGGCTGGACGGATCGCTTGAAGCGTTGATCAACCGCTCGGCCATCATGGGCTTTGCGCAGCAGCACGGCATCCGCGCGGGTGACAATCTCATCAACAGCGAGATTCGCATGATCCCCGCCTTCCGCGGGCCCGATGGCAATTTCAGTGAAGACACCTATCGCCAGGCGCTGGCGCAGCAGCGAGTGAGCGACGCACAGGTGCGCGAGGATCTCGGCACCGGCCTGCTGTCGCAGCAATTGCTGATTCCCGCCGGCTTCGGCGCGACCGTGCCCGACAAGCTCGCCTATCGGTACGCGCAATTGTTCAAGGAACGCCGCCGCGGTTCGATCGCTCTTCTACCCGCGGCGACCTATGCCCCCAGCGGCAAGGCCGACCCCAAGGTGCTGCGTGCTTATTACGACAGCAACCGCGATGTCTTCGTCCGCCCCGAACGCCGGACGATCCGTTATGCTACGTTCGATTCAAGCGCGCTCGGCGACCGTATCGAGCCGACCGATGCCGAAATCGCTGCGCGCTATGAACGCGACGCCGCGCAATATGCAGCCAGCGAAACGCGCGATGTCACCCAGTTGATCGTACCCACCGAAGCCGCAGCCAAGTCGATCCGCGATCGCGTCGCCGGCGGCGCGTCGTTCGAAACGGTTGCCCGCGAAGCCGGCCTGCGCGCATCGCCGGTCGTCGATGTTCTGCGCGAAGGCCTGTCCTCGCAAGCATCGCCCGCGGTCGCCTCGGCCTATTTCGCTGCCGCGCGCGGAGCGATGACTACGCCTGCGCGCAGTCCGCTCGGCTGGCATGTCGCGCGTATCGATGCGATCGACACCACCGCCGCACGCACGCTCGCGCAGGTTCGCGGCGAGCTGACCGACACGCTGCGCGAGGAAAAGCGCGTGCGCGGCATGGCCGACCTCGCCAGCGAGATCGAGGAACAGCTCGAGGATGGCGCAACGCTGGCCGAAGTCACCGAAGACCTCGGCCTCGACCTCAGCACGGTTGGCCCCGCGCTCGCCGATGGACGTCTCTACGATACACCGCAGCGCACGCTGCCCGATGTCCTGCGTCCCGCGCTGGCCACCGCTTTCCAGATGGATGAGGAAGAGCCCGAGATTGCGCCGGTCGAAAGCGGGCAGACCTATCTCGTCTATGAAGTCGGCGATATCGTCACCGCCGCTGCAGCGCCCTTTGCCGAGATCGAGGACATTGTCGAAGCCCGCTGGCGTGCGACCGAGGGCATGAAAGCCGCGCAGGCCGCCGCCGACCGTGTCGTGGCCCGGCTGCGTGATGGCAAGTCGATCGCGCAGGCGCTCGCTGCCGAAGAGCGCCGCGTGCCCCCGGCCCAGTCGGTCGACATGACCCGCGAAGACCTCGCCCGCCAACGCGAACGCCGCATCCCCCCGCCGCTCGCGCTGCTCTTCAGCATGGCCGAAGGCACGACCAAGAAGCTCGAAGCGGGCGGCAATGCCGGTTTCTTCGTGGTCCGGGTCAACGATATTGCGATGGACGATATCGCCGAAGACGACCCGCTGATCGCGCAGGCACAGCGCCAGATGGGCCCGCTGCTGGGCGAAGAATACGCCGACCAGTTCCGCCGTGCGATGCGCGAAGAACTGGGCGTATCGCGCAATCCTTCGGCGATCGAGGCCGTGCGCACCCAGCTTGCCGGTAACTGA
- the trpE gene encoding anthranilate synthase component I produces MPVTEAQLDTALKGTDRARAALAQGRPALVWREVVADTETPVGAALKLFEEGRGDFLLESVEGGEVRGRYSLIGLDPDLVFRATGDRAEINAQWQQSRSGFERCEDGALASLRALVESCRCDVPVELPPALACLVGHFGYETIGLVEKLPRPPEGELDLPDMLFVRPTVLLVLDRLSDALFCIAPVWQDGSIAQAEERIDEVLRKLSHSAGSARYSADQHPEPALAPTMPAADYEAMVLRAKEYIEAGDIFQVVLSQRFTSPFSLPPMALYRALRRVNPSPFLYFLDMPGFAIVGSSPEILVRVRDGEVTIRPIAGTRPRGATAAEDRLAEQSLLADPKERAEHLMLLDLGRNDVGRVAQSGSVTVTESFTVERYSHVMHIVSNVTGQLDSSKDAIDALFAGFPAGTVSGAPKVRACEIIAELEPATRGPYAGGVGYFAPDGSVDSCIVLRTAVVKDGTMHVQAGAGIVADSDPAYEQRECEAKASALLAAAREAVRLAKEPGFGQ; encoded by the coding sequence TTGCCGGTAACTGAGGCGCAGTTGGACACCGCGCTGAAAGGCACCGACCGGGCACGCGCGGCGCTCGCGCAGGGTCGGCCCGCGCTGGTGTGGCGCGAAGTGGTCGCCGATACCGAAACGCCGGTCGGCGCAGCGCTCAAGCTGTTCGAGGAAGGGCGCGGCGACTTCCTGCTCGAATCGGTCGAAGGCGGCGAAGTGCGCGGGCGCTACAGCCTGATCGGGCTGGACCCCGACCTGGTGTTCCGCGCCACGGGCGACCGCGCCGAGATCAACGCGCAGTGGCAGCAATCGCGCAGCGGCTTCGAACGCTGCGAAGACGGCGCGCTCGCCAGCCTGCGCGCGCTGGTCGAATCCTGCCGCTGCGACGTGCCCGTGGAACTACCGCCCGCCCTCGCCTGTCTGGTCGGTCATTTCGGCTATGAGACCATCGGCCTGGTCGAGAAACTGCCTCGCCCGCCCGAGGGCGAACTCGACCTCCCCGATATGCTCTTCGTTCGGCCGACCGTGCTGCTGGTGCTGGATCGGCTCAGCGATGCCCTGTTCTGTATCGCGCCCGTGTGGCAGGACGGGTCCATCGCGCAGGCCGAAGAACGGATCGACGAAGTGCTGCGCAAGCTGTCGCATTCGGCAGGCAGCGCGCGCTATTCGGCCGACCAGCACCCCGAGCCCGCGCTCGCGCCGACCATGCCCGCTGCCGATTACGAAGCCATGGTGCTGCGCGCCAAGGAGTATATCGAGGCCGGCGACATCTTTCAGGTGGTGCTGTCGCAGCGCTTCACCTCACCCTTCTCGCTGCCCCCGATGGCGCTTTATCGCGCGCTGCGCCGGGTGAACCCCTCGCCCTTCCTCTATTTCCTCGACATGCCCGGCTTTGCCATTGTCGGATCGAGCCCCGAGATCCTCGTGCGGGTGCGCGATGGCGAGGTGACGATCCGCCCGATCGCGGGGACACGGCCGCGCGGCGCCACTGCGGCGGAGGATCGACTTGCCGAGCAATCCCTGCTCGCCGATCCCAAGGAACGCGCCGAACATCTGATGCTGCTCGATCTCGGGCGCAACGATGTGGGCCGGGTCGCGCAATCGGGCAGCGTCACCGTGACCGAGAGCTTCACCGTCGAACGCTACAGCCACGTCATGCATATCGTCAGCAATGTCACCGGGCAGCTCGATAGCTCGAAGGACGCGATCGATGCGCTGTTCGCGGGCTTCCCCGCCGGAACGGTCAGCGGCGCACCCAAGGTGCGGGCCTGCGAGATCATCGCCGAACTCGAGCCTGCCACGCGCGGTCCCTATGCGGGCGGCGTGGGATACTTCGCGCCCGACGGGTCGGTCGACAGCTGTATCGTCCTGCGCACCGCGGTGGTGAAGGATGGGACCATGCACGTCCAGGCGGGCGCGGGGATAGTCGCGGATAGCGATCCCGCTTATGAACAGAGAGAATGCGAAGCGAAGGCGAGCGCGCTGCTCGCTGCGGCCAGGGAAGCCGTACGCCTCGCGAAGGAGCCCGGGTTCGGTCAATGA
- a CDS encoding phosphodiester glycosidase family protein has protein sequence MRHILAALALLALTACEAQPEGEPVARARIDGKAQAAPTSTPSPSETLASQVESACRSIIFEDTPLTHCLAVPARHTIAMALSDGDKRYRSLKDFAAASDSETIAFAMNAGIFDGDGKPVGYFVQRAQRLQELNTGTGSGNFYMKPNGVFYGSGGEWMVRDSAWFLANVSERPQFGTQSGPMLVSDGRIHPQITQDGPSRLIRNAVGVDDEGRAHFVISNAPISFGKLARFYKDELEVKNALFLDDTVSLLWNPVTDRLDTGAPIGPIVVVSKKASE, from the coding sequence ATGAGACATATACTTGCCGCGCTGGCCTTGCTCGCGCTGACAGCCTGCGAAGCCCAGCCCGAAGGGGAGCCCGTCGCCCGCGCACGGATCGACGGCAAGGCGCAGGCCGCCCCCACGTCCACGCCCAGCCCGAGCGAGACGCTGGCCAGCCAGGTCGAAAGCGCGTGCCGCTCGATTATCTTCGAAGACACCCCCCTCACCCATTGCCTCGCAGTGCCCGCACGTCACACGATCGCGATGGCGCTGAGCGATGGTGACAAGCGGTATCGCAGCCTCAAGGATTTCGCGGCTGCCAGCGATAGCGAGACCATCGCCTTTGCCATGAACGCCGGCATCTTCGACGGCGACGGCAAGCCGGTCGGCTATTTCGTCCAGCGTGCGCAGCGCTTGCAGGAACTGAACACCGGGACGGGCTCGGGCAATTTCTACATGAAGCCCAATGGCGTGTTCTACGGCAGCGGGGGCGAATGGATGGTGCGCGACAGCGCCTGGTTCCTCGCCAATGTTTCCGAACGGCCGCAATTCGGCACCCAATCGGGCCCGATGCTGGTGAGCGATGGCCGCATCCACCCGCAGATCACGCAGGACGGCCCCTCGCGGCTGATCCGCAACGCGGTCGGCGTCGATGACGAGGGCCGCGCGCATTTCGTGATTTCCAACGCGCCGATTTCCTTCGGCAAGCTCGCCCGCTTCTACAAGGACGAGCTCGAAGTGAAGAACGCGCTGTTCCTCGACGACACCGTCTCGCTCCTGTGGAACCCGGTGACCGACCGGCTCGATACC